From a region of the Impatiens glandulifera chromosome 4, dImpGla2.1, whole genome shotgun sequence genome:
- the LOC124934441 gene encoding acyl-coenzyme A oxidase 4, peroxisomal-like, which produces MGARSSENQDEQKEVVRSSYFDLPPLDVSVAFPQATPMTTFPPCTSDFYLFDDLLSSEEQSARLRVRECMEKEIAPIIVPFWEKAEFPFHIVPKLGAMGIAGATIKGYGCPGLSVTAAAITIAEVARVDASCSTFILVHSSLAMSTIALLGSEDQKKKYLPSLAQLKTIACWGLTEPDYGSDASSLKTTATKVSGGWILEGQKRWIGNSTFADLLVIFARNTISDQMNAFLVKKDAPGLQVTKIANKIGLRIVQNGDIRLNKVFVPDEDRLPGANSFQDTNKILAVSRLMVAWQPIGMTMGAYDMCHRYLNERKQFGVPLASFQISQQKLVKMLGNIQAMQLLGWRLCKLYDKGQMTPGRVSLGKAWISQKARETLSLGRELLGGNGILSDFLVAKAFCDLEPIYTYEGTFDINSLVAGREVTGIASFKPAAASTRQSRI; this is translated from the exons ATGGGAGCACGATCTTCAGAAAACCAAG ATGAACAGAAAGAGGTCGTTAGAAGTTCTTACTTTGATTTACCGCCACTCGATGTTTCTGTTGCATTCCCACAAGCAACTCCAATGACAACGTTCCCTCCTTGCA CCTCTGATTTTTACTTGTTTGATGATCTTTTGAGCTCCGAGGAGCAGTCTGCACGGTTAAGAGTTAGGGAGTGTATGGAAAAGGAGATAGCCCCAATAATCGTTCCG tTTTGGGAGAAGGCTGAATTTCCATTTCATATAGTACCCAAGCTTGGTGCTATGGGCATTGCAGGTGCCACAATTAAG GGCTATGGATGTCCTGGTTTATCTGTTACTGCTGCTGCCATCACTATAGCAGAAGTTGCCCGTGTTGATGCTAGCTGCTCCACCTTTATACTCGTGCATTCTTCTTTAGCAATGTCCACAATTG CACTTTTGGGTTCTGAAGATcagaagaagaaatatttacCTTCCTTAGCTCAATTGAAAACTATAGCTTGTTGG GGTCTTACTGAACCTGATTATGGAAGTGATGCGAGTTCCTTGAAAACAACAGCAACAAAG GTTTCCGGTGGTTGGATCCTGGAAGGACAAAAACGCTGGATAGGGAACAGCACGTTTGCAGACCTGCTGGTTATTTTTGCTAGGAATACAATCTCGGATCAGATGAATGC atttttggtaaaaaaagaTGCCCCTGGATTACAAGTTACTAAGATTGCAAACAAGATTGGGCTTAGGATTGTTCAAAATGGAGATATACGATTAAATAAAGTCTTTGTGCCAGATGAGGACCGATTACCAGGTGCCAATTCATTCCAGGATACAAATAAG ATTCTTGCTGTCTCACGTCTCATGGTTGCCTGGCAACCCATTGGCATGACGATGGGGGCCTATGATATGTGTCACAG GTACTTGAACGAGAGAAAGCAGTTTGGAGTACCATTAGCGAGTTTCCAGATCAGCCAACAAAAGTTAGTTAAGATGTTGGGTAATATTCAGGCAATGCAACTACTAGGTTGGAGACTCTGCAAGTTATACGATAAAGGTCAAATGACACCTGGTCGGGTTAGCTTGGGAAAG GCATGGATTTCCCAAAAGGCGAGGGAAACGCTCTCACTTGGACGTGAATTACTTGGTGGCAATGGAATCTTGTCAGACTTCTTGGTCGCTAAg GCATTCTGTGATCTAGAGCCAATTTACACGTATGAAGGCACTTTTGATATAAACTCGTTAGTTGCGGGCAGGGAGGTGACAGGAATCGCTAGTTTCAAGCCAGCTGCTGCTTCCACTCGACAGAGTCGTATCTAA